A stretch of Pomacea canaliculata isolate SZHN2017 linkage group LG6, ASM307304v1, whole genome shotgun sequence DNA encodes these proteins:
- the LOC112566970 gene encoding keratin-associated protein 9-7-like, translating into MLVIFILAALGLVHGFDNPLCIARNCPSGTFCRIVVDSTTGVSSPKCLKGGYCPEPPLWEGLLFGGKQCQRQCEEDTDCAGGQICCNDFFGCGKKCRDPLPEYTCDHLRCNEGQTCVMKETQCSRPVCFPTPTCISSTCNPVCGSRTDVWMDVDHPHQTLVARAPMSAESSKLLPSFVGQQNVEMDVDPSCYRRLPVLDAVSDRVGEDPACSPVSEVFSI; encoded by the exons ATGTTGGTCATCTTCATCCTTGCTGCACTG GGTCTCGTGCACGGCTTCGACAATCCGTTGTGCATTGCGAGG AACTGTCCATCAGGCACATTCTGCCGCATCGTCGTTGACTCGACAACAGGTGTTTCATCTCCGAAATGCTTGA AGGGAGGCTACTGTCCAGAGCCCCCGCTATGGGAGGGGCTGCTGTTTGGAGGCAAGCAGTGTCAGAGGCAGTGTGAGGAGGACACGGATTGTGCGGGGGGACAAATCTGCTGCAACGACTTCTTTGGCTGTGGCAAGAAGTGCAGAGATCCCCTCCCTGAGTACACGTGCGATCATTTG AGATGTAACGAGGGTCAGACGTGCGTCATGAAGGAGACTCAGTGCTCGAGGCCTGTGTGCTTCCCAACGCCCACCTGCATCAGCAGCA cctgCAACCCT GTGTGCGGGTCAAGGACTGACGTGTGGATGGACGTTGATCATCCGCACCAAACCCTTGTCGCTCGTGCCCCGATGTCTGCCGAAAG ttccaAGTTGCTCCCCT CCTTTGTGGGTcaacaaaatgttgaaatgGACGTTGACCCATCCTGTTACCGCAGACTCCCTGTCCTCGATGCAGTCTCCGACCGTGTTGGCGAAG ATCCTGCATGTTCCCCAGTAAGTGAAGTCTTCAGCATTTAG
- the LOC112566971 gene encoding keratin-associated protein 9-1-like, giving the protein MTENGFCPETVSEWQMPGGRAQCQRLCEEDTECPGNQRCCTDLFGCGRQCRDPLPEYTCDNKKCEDGQSCVMNRSKCKGGMCLEPTCVNATCNPPCDKDLKCEMDVHPSCTTGLCPLISRCLPKDPFCTPGCTEGYTCIFSQPPGCVSPPCPKVARCRPLCDPYAPGINTGGCTVADLCSPFPAPGQHGCFSGLVCCRTICGNRCIPPYRGP; this is encoded by the exons ATGACAGAGAACGGCTTTTGTCCCGAAACGGTTTCTGAGTGGCAGATGCCTGGAGGCAGGGCGCAGTGTCAGAGGTTGTGTGAGGAGGACACGGAATGTCCGGGGAATCAGAGATGCTGTACCGACCTGTTTGGATGTGGCAGACAATGTCGAGACCCTCTTCCTGAGTACACCTGTGATAACAAG AAATGTGAGGATGGCCAGTCCTGTGTCATGAACAGAAGTAAATGTAAAGGAGGAATGTGTCTTGAGCCCACATGTGTCAACGCCA cCTGCAATCCA CCATGCGACAAAGACCTCAAGTGTGAGATGGACGTTCATCCCTCGTGTACTACAGGACTTTGTCCTCTGATTTCTCGCTGTCTGCCCAAAG ATCCATTTTGTACGCCC GGATGCACTGAAGGATACACCTGCATTTTTTCTCAACCACCCGGCTGTGTCTCACCACCCTGTCCCAAAGTAGCCCGCTGTCGTC CTCTGTGTGATCCTTATGCTCCGGGCATCAACACGGGTGGCTGTACCGTGGCGGACTTATGTTCTCCATTTCCAGCTCCTGGACAACATGGCTGCTTCAGTGGTTTAGTCTGCTGCCGTACCATATGCGGCAACCGCTGCATCCCTCCATACAGGGG CCCCTGA